From one Peredibacter starrii genomic stretch:
- the queF gene encoding preQ(1) synthase: MAKNAKSEGRKSKEMGSVSLLGNTKTNYPETYAPEVLEKFPNKHPDNDAWTTFVCTEFTSLCPMTGQPDFAKIFINYIADKDMVESKSLKIYLFSFRNHGDFHEDCVQKICKDLFKLMKPKYIEVQGDFTPRGGIAIFPYASMSNGSKKYEAMKDARMANYSPGKYGMDLARLY; this comes from the coding sequence ATGGCCAAAAATGCGAAATCAGAAGGTCGTAAATCAAAAGAAATGGGTTCAGTGAGCCTTTTAGGGAACACAAAGACCAATTACCCTGAGACCTATGCCCCGGAAGTCCTGGAAAAGTTCCCTAATAAGCACCCAGATAACGACGCCTGGACAACTTTTGTTTGTACTGAGTTTACCTCTCTATGTCCGATGACTGGCCAGCCAGACTTCGCCAAAATTTTTATTAACTATATTGCCGATAAAGATATGGTGGAATCTAAGTCTCTTAAGATCTACCTCTTCAGCTTCAGAAACCATGGTGACTTCCATGAGGACTGTGTGCAGAAGATCTGTAAGGACCTCTTTAAGCTGATGAAGCCTAAATACATCGAGGTTCAAGGGGACTTCACTCCACGTGGAGGAATTGCGATTTTCCCATATGCTTCGATGAGTAATGGATCAAAGAAGTACGAAGCTATGAAAGATGCTCGAATGGCAAATTATTCTCCAGGCAAATACGGAATGGACCTGGCCCGACTTTATTAA
- the tatA gene encoding twin-arginine translocase TatA/TatE family subunit has product MMGLGMGELVVILLIVVLFFGGKKLPQLGSSLGESIKNFKKGMKEDDTDKKS; this is encoded by the coding sequence ATGATGGGTTTAGGAATGGGCGAATTAGTAGTTATCCTCTTAATCGTGGTGCTATTTTTCGGCGGTAAGAAGCTACCTCAATTGGGTTCATCACTTGGTGAATCGATTAAGAATTTCAAGAAAGGCATGAAGGAAGACGACACTGATAAGAAGTCGTAG
- a CDS encoding prepilin-type N-terminal cleavage/methylation domain-containing protein — translation MKNNKHGFSLVELMVVVAGMGGLLVLSMNLSSQFHQNQVSNDARFETLEMRRLVTTFLFEEKACSNTFSGKRIGDPVTEIKNAFPNGGKTVFDLAKNGTSNVKVQSMRLILGDPNPDGTPNVVLSVDFKKSKEKDRNHYAPILVPLKVNLNPAGLVTSCRVNSDKFVLKSGDEMTGPLTTPSLVSTTGVVATLNVLAARFCTGSVCRAISELALNNQLCGANQISRGVRADGTLDCVDLQFSCGANQAIQAITSSGAVVCGSLGP, via the coding sequence ATGAAAAATAACAAACATGGTTTTTCATTAGTTGAACTCATGGTGGTGGTCGCAGGTATGGGCGGACTCTTAGTTTTGTCCATGAACCTTAGCTCTCAATTTCATCAAAATCAGGTTTCTAATGATGCGCGATTTGAAACTCTTGAAATGAGAAGGCTCGTCACGACATTTCTTTTTGAAGAAAAGGCCTGTAGTAACACATTCTCAGGTAAGAGAATTGGAGATCCCGTCACTGAAATTAAAAACGCATTTCCCAATGGAGGAAAGACGGTTTTTGATCTGGCGAAGAACGGAACTTCCAATGTAAAAGTCCAAAGCATGAGACTCATTCTCGGAGATCCAAATCCTGATGGAACTCCCAATGTGGTTCTCTCTGTTGATTTCAAAAAGTCTAAAGAGAAAGACCGTAATCACTATGCACCTATTCTTGTTCCTTTGAAGGTGAATCTTAATCCGGCAGGATTGGTTACAAGCTGCCGTGTGAATAGTGATAAGTTTGTTCTTAAGTCTGGTGATGAAATGACCGGACCTTTAACAACTCCAAGTCTTGTTTCAACTACTGGTGTTGTCGCAACATTAAACGTTCTAGCAGCAAGATTTTGTACTGGTTCAGTTTGTCGTGCCATCTCAGAACTTGCTCTGAATAATCAGCTCTGTGGTGCCAATCAAATTTCTCGAGGTGTAAGAGCTGATGGAACATTAGATTGTGTGGATTTACAATTTTCATGTGGTGCAAATCAGGCCATTCAGGCCATTACATCAAGTGGCGCAGTTGTTTGCGGAAGTTTGGGGCCCTAA
- a CDS encoding type IV pilus modification PilV family protein, translated as MKFFRNERGLSFVEVLLGAAGIGVVALGLMNLTNQQAKNQANVEAKFSSQELKQIITNLFYDKVACTNTLGGSAIGAEVNALKNPANESIFVKGQKYGSNNLIISSLRTIDKNRPLTATTRQVDLLVTFQKAKAITNRSGLAIAIPLKVTASSAAGPIVDCLSYDDQFVQRAGDVMTGALTTTQLNVTNDVTASGAIQGQAICTSAGANCKNMNDFVLSNQGCPPNQYLDGVQGTPRCRTITYSCPTGQAIRAIAANGAVTCVDLIPPGCPAMAFTQSGQTCTVPGRDHGQTGSCSQSTPGECKWGKYDERGNGWGYKCKSNGFLALGDGSGAYYRCMEKCQGPTVTITKLCFKGAWQ; from the coding sequence ATGAAATTTTTTAGAAACGAACGTGGACTTTCATTTGTGGAAGTTCTCTTAGGTGCTGCCGGTATCGGTGTTGTCGCTCTAGGTTTGATGAATTTAACCAATCAACAAGCGAAGAACCAGGCCAATGTTGAGGCCAAGTTTTCGAGTCAGGAACTAAAACAAATCATCACGAATCTTTTCTACGATAAGGTCGCATGTACGAATACCTTGGGTGGATCGGCCATTGGTGCAGAAGTAAATGCGCTAAAAAATCCGGCCAATGAATCTATCTTCGTTAAGGGCCAGAAGTATGGCTCGAATAATTTAATTATTAGTTCTCTCCGAACGATTGATAAGAACAGACCACTGACGGCGACCACTCGTCAGGTTGATCTCCTTGTTACTTTTCAAAAGGCCAAAGCGATCACTAATAGATCAGGCCTCGCTATAGCGATTCCTCTTAAAGTGACGGCAAGTAGTGCGGCCGGGCCCATCGTTGATTGTTTGTCTTACGATGATCAGTTTGTTCAACGAGCAGGGGATGTGATGACGGGAGCTCTGACGACGACTCAATTGAACGTTACAAATGATGTGACTGCTTCTGGTGCAATTCAGGGTCAGGCGATCTGCACAAGTGCTGGTGCCAACTGTAAAAACATGAATGACTTCGTGTTATCAAATCAGGGCTGCCCACCGAATCAGTATCTCGATGGCGTGCAGGGAACTCCTCGCTGTAGAACCATCACTTATTCTTGTCCTACGGGACAAGCGATTCGTGCCATTGCAGCTAATGGAGCGGTCACTTGTGTGGATCTTATTCCTCCGGGATGTCCGGCGATGGCCTTCACCCAGAGTGGACAAACTTGTACGGTTCCGGGCAGGGACCATGGACAGACGGGATCTTGTTCTCAAAGCACTCCTGGTGAGTGTAAATGGGGCAAGTATGATGAGAGGGGAAACGGCTGGGGGTACAAGTGTAAGTCCAATGGGTTCCTTGCGCTAGGTGATGGAAGTGGAGCCTATTATCGTTGTATGGAAAAATGCCAGGGCCCTACAGTTACGATTACAAAACTTTGCTTTAAAGGTGCCTGGCAGTGA
- a CDS encoding RCC1 domain-containing protein, producing the protein MSWIVMTQSRRDFLKLISNAGKAAIATSVLNPFEDAFAFRSMIGFWKTQNTNLYGMFVWGTNSFYQLGLGVTGGVQPVTKLGSSTDWVQAASGHMHTVVLKTDGTIWGWGDNANGRVGTGTAASTSVPTQIGSDNTWTMVAANNTHSLGVKSDGTLWGWGNNANSELGIHFFTPTQMTSANNWKEIANGSAHVLAIKVDGSLWGWGKNDSGHLGLGNISQNFSPVQIGSLTNWASVSAGNGHSLAVKTDGTLWAWGWNPYGQVGNNAIANVNSPIQIGSGTNWARVYAGYGHSLAVKTDGTLWGWGQNDEGQTGDGTAVAKSSPVQIGSDTNWIKAETGSTSNFSFGIKNDGSLWFFGNNNYNQIGKFYYSPNRVGLDSDWAKISTGTSHTIAVKGNGTLWGWGSGSSGVLGNASASTRYSPIQIGALTNWSKVYTGHLLSMAIKTDGTLWAWGQNTSGQLGLGDTNNRSSPVQVGSDTWIEAGLGDNHAVLIKSDNTLWTVGRNNEGQLGDGAFNAGRSSLAQIGAGFSWTQIAGGANYTLARKSDGTVWVCGANTFGQLGDATTANKSSLTQLGTDSNWSSVYAGSSTSFGIKNDNTLWAWGYGIWGITGLGNGANYSSPMIVGSDTNWKTVAVGLNHTSALKTNGTLWSWGNNQSGQLGIGNFTNVSTPTQVGSDTDWSELDAGGARTLAIKTNGTLWGFGLNDTGQIGFHYFSPAQATHTSDWSQLSSGQYHVLGIKTNGTLWGWAGNSMGSIASTTSGYTSSPVQIGADTTWSAIATGYYSSSGLKSDGSLWTWGSNNGGQLGDGTQTNRSSPVQVPGTWTKIARGYLFASAIKSDGTLHGWGFNESYQLGKSFTSPTQISSLNTWAKAAAGGSFSMAIKNDGTLWAWGQNSSGQLGIGNTTTMLSPVQVGALTDWSKVACGNSHTVAIKTDGTLWVWGANGNGQLGDTTTSGKSSPIQLTALTDVESVELGSQVSAAIKTDGTLWMWGLNGSGQLGDGTVTQKTSPTQIAGSWKKISIHDSTSYGIKSDGTLWGWGYAAGNLPGFGVNQTSPVQLASGTNWTDITAGNSGFAVGIRR; encoded by the coding sequence ATGTCTTGGATTGTAATGACTCAGAGCCGTCGCGACTTCTTAAAACTCATTTCAAATGCTGGCAAAGCCGCCATTGCTACTTCTGTGCTTAATCCCTTTGAAGATGCTTTTGCTTTTCGTTCGATGATCGGATTTTGGAAAACTCAAAATACCAATCTCTACGGAATGTTCGTGTGGGGGACAAATAGTTTTTATCAATTAGGCCTTGGTGTCACTGGAGGCGTGCAGCCCGTGACTAAACTTGGTAGCTCTACCGATTGGGTCCAGGCCGCATCCGGACACATGCATACTGTAGTTCTTAAAACGGACGGGACGATTTGGGGTTGGGGAGATAATGCTAACGGACGTGTTGGAACAGGCACTGCTGCAAGTACATCAGTTCCAACTCAAATTGGTTCTGATAATACTTGGACGATGGTTGCGGCCAACAACACACATTCATTAGGAGTAAAATCCGATGGTACGTTGTGGGGTTGGGGCAATAACGCTAACAGTGAATTAGGCATTCATTTTTTTACTCCTACCCAAATGACCTCTGCCAATAACTGGAAAGAGATTGCGAATGGAAGTGCGCATGTACTTGCGATTAAAGTTGATGGCTCTCTCTGGGGATGGGGGAAAAATGACAGCGGTCATTTAGGATTAGGAAATATCAGTCAAAATTTTAGTCCTGTTCAAATTGGTTCTCTCACCAATTGGGCCTCCGTTTCAGCTGGTAATGGTCACTCTCTTGCGGTTAAGACTGACGGCACACTCTGGGCATGGGGATGGAATCCCTATGGGCAAGTTGGTAATAATGCCATCGCCAATGTGAATTCTCCCATTCAAATTGGTTCTGGAACTAATTGGGCCAGGGTATATGCGGGATATGGTCACTCCTTAGCGGTTAAGACTGACGGAACCTTGTGGGGATGGGGACAGAATGATGAAGGTCAGACAGGGGACGGAACAGCAGTTGCAAAATCTTCACCTGTTCAAATTGGTTCTGATACTAATTGGATAAAGGCCGAGACAGGGTCTACTTCCAATTTTAGTTTTGGAATTAAGAATGATGGATCGCTGTGGTTCTTTGGAAATAATAATTATAACCAGATTGGGAAGTTTTATTATTCTCCCAATCGGGTTGGTCTTGATTCTGACTGGGCCAAAATTTCTACAGGTACAAGTCACACTATTGCTGTGAAAGGTAATGGAACCTTGTGGGGGTGGGGATCTGGTTCAAGTGGGGTGCTTGGTAATGCGAGTGCCAGCACAAGATACTCACCGATTCAAATCGGTGCACTTACCAATTGGTCAAAAGTTTATACCGGTCATCTTCTCAGCATGGCGATTAAGACTGATGGCACACTCTGGGCATGGGGACAAAATACCTCGGGCCAATTAGGTCTTGGAGATACAAACAATAGATCCTCTCCGGTTCAAGTGGGTTCTGATACATGGATTGAGGCCGGACTTGGTGACAATCACGCTGTGTTGATTAAGTCAGATAATACCTTGTGGACCGTCGGAAGAAATAATGAAGGTCAACTTGGTGATGGCGCCTTCAACGCGGGAAGATCTTCTCTGGCCCAAATTGGGGCGGGATTTTCCTGGACACAAATTGCGGGCGGGGCCAATTATACTCTTGCTCGAAAATCTGATGGAACAGTTTGGGTTTGTGGTGCAAATACCTTCGGACAATTGGGTGACGCTACTACCGCTAACAAAAGCTCTCTGACCCAATTGGGGACTGACTCTAACTGGTCTAGTGTTTATGCTGGCTCTTCAACTTCATTTGGAATCAAAAACGATAATACACTCTGGGCCTGGGGCTACGGCATTTGGGGAATTACTGGTCTTGGAAATGGTGCGAACTATAGTTCTCCCATGATCGTGGGAAGTGATACCAATTGGAAAACTGTGGCAGTGGGGCTAAATCACACCAGCGCCCTTAAAACTAATGGGACACTTTGGTCATGGGGAAATAATCAATCCGGGCAATTGGGAATTGGAAATTTCACCAATGTTTCAACTCCAACTCAAGTGGGCTCAGATACTGATTGGTCTGAATTAGATGCCGGCGGAGCTCGCACACTTGCCATCAAAACCAACGGAACTCTCTGGGGATTTGGATTAAACGATACAGGTCAAATTGGTTTTCACTATTTTTCTCCAGCACAAGCAACCCATACTTCCGACTGGTCTCAGCTAAGTTCAGGGCAATATCATGTTTTAGGAATTAAAACTAACGGTACACTCTGGGGATGGGCCGGCAATTCTATGGGATCCATTGCCTCAACTACATCTGGTTATACCAGTTCCCCCGTCCAGATTGGCGCCGATACTACTTGGTCGGCGATTGCTACCGGTTATTATTCTTCTTCTGGACTTAAGTCCGATGGATCTCTTTGGACATGGGGTTCAAACAATGGTGGACAATTAGGTGACGGAACTCAAACCAATAGATCTTCCCCGGTACAAGTTCCTGGCACGTGGACCAAGATCGCCAGAGGTTATTTATTCGCATCGGCGATTAAATCAGACGGAACCTTGCATGGCTGGGGATTTAATGAAAGTTATCAGCTTGGAAAAAGTTTTACCTCACCGACTCAAATATCATCTCTCAATACTTGGGCCAAAGCTGCTGCTGGCGGTTCTTTTTCCATGGCCATAAAAAATGATGGAACTCTTTGGGCCTGGGGACAAAATTCCAGCGGTCAGCTTGGAATTGGGAATACCACTACCATGCTTTCACCGGTTCAAGTCGGTGCTCTGACTGACTGGTCAAAAGTCGCTTGCGGGAACTCTCACACTGTTGCGATTAAAACCGATGGAACTCTCTGGGTATGGGGAGCAAATGGGAATGGACAGTTGGGTGACACCACTACTTCAGGAAAATCTTCGCCGATTCAATTAACGGCTCTAACGGATGTGGAATCAGTTGAGCTCGGAAGCCAGGTTTCAGCGGCGATAAAAACTGATGGCACGCTCTGGATGTGGGGTTTAAATGGCTCAGGTCAATTAGGCGACGGAACTGTCACCCAGAAAACATCGCCAACTCAAATTGCAGGTTCATGGAAAAAAATTTCAATCCATGATTCTACTTCTTATGGGATTAAGAGTGATGGAACACTGTGGGGATGGGGATATGCCGCGGGAAATCTGCCTGGATTTGGAGTTAACCAAACTTCGCCAGTGCAACTTGCTTCAGGAACAAACTGGACCGACATCACTGCAGGCAATAGCGGCTTTGCCGTTGGAATTCGGCGATAA
- a CDS encoding N-acetylmuramic acid 6-phosphate etherase family protein, which yields MSPAEKARAFLEIAPQFQLGHLVTESFHPKTTELSQLVKKDVAAALKILEEVDHDALKIMGTKTDALWELAQDIRDTLDKGNKIFMCGCGATGRLSLVLETLYRQKFDGANQVFSFMAGGDFALIKSVESFEDRTDYGERQLMDLGFGPNDLLLASTEGGETPFVIGAAQKAAAYSNRKPYFLYCNPDDVLMPIHRSREVIENKNIKKINLTVGPMAISGSTRMQASTVLMLAIGVGLLYKHKDKTDFEVFYKDLLHRLCLTRYEAMAPLTTIEAKLYQDKKYLNYVTDPFLAISILTDTTERSPTFSLRAFENLLDHDAPHGLCYLFIPEAQTSGHAWSELLWRSPRPLEWSELDGRIGTDRVFGFDISKIGLANRSKSIPTAEFSVTYDDGRVLMKCQNEEAYFEWGEDPLFNHLMVKMLLNAHSTLIMGLLDRYEGNVMTWVRPSNNKLIDRASRYILQLLKQKGKTASYDQVVLKVFETIEELNENEPVVLKVLEKF from the coding sequence ATGTCACCCGCAGAAAAAGCCCGCGCATTTTTAGAAATTGCACCGCAGTTTCAACTTGGTCATTTAGTGACTGAAAGTTTTCATCCGAAAACAACAGAGCTTTCACAGCTTGTAAAAAAAGATGTGGCCGCCGCTCTTAAAATTTTGGAAGAAGTCGATCATGATGCTCTTAAAATTATGGGCACCAAGACCGATGCTCTGTGGGAACTTGCCCAGGACATTCGGGACACCCTGGATAAGGGCAACAAAATTTTCATGTGCGGCTGTGGTGCCACAGGAAGATTGTCACTTGTTTTAGAGACACTTTATCGCCAAAAGTTTGATGGGGCCAATCAGGTCTTCTCGTTTATGGCCGGTGGAGATTTTGCTCTCATTAAATCAGTTGAGAGTTTTGAAGATAGAACTGACTACGGTGAACGACAACTCATGGATCTGGGCTTTGGCCCGAACGATCTTCTTCTTGCAAGTACTGAAGGTGGAGAGACTCCATTTGTGATTGGGGCCGCCCAGAAGGCCGCTGCTTACTCCAATAGAAAGCCATATTTTTTATATTGTAATCCTGATGATGTTCTCATGCCGATTCATCGTTCACGTGAAGTAATTGAGAATAAAAACATTAAAAAAATTAATCTGACCGTTGGGCCAATGGCCATTTCTGGTTCAACTCGCATGCAGGCATCGACTGTTTTGATGCTAGCGATCGGCGTTGGTCTACTTTATAAGCATAAAGATAAAACTGACTTTGAAGTTTTCTATAAAGACCTTCTTCACCGTCTCTGTCTGACTCGCTATGAAGCGATGGCACCACTTACAACGATTGAAGCAAAGCTTTACCAAGATAAAAAATATCTTAACTACGTGACTGATCCATTCCTTGCAATCAGTATCCTGACTGATACAACGGAAAGATCACCAACATTCTCTCTTCGTGCTTTTGAGAACCTCCTCGATCACGATGCTCCTCATGGACTTTGTTATCTCTTCATTCCAGAGGCCCAGACTTCAGGTCATGCCTGGAGTGAGCTTCTTTGGAGATCTCCAAGACCACTTGAGTGGAGTGAGTTAGATGGACGCATTGGGACCGATCGTGTGTTTGGATTTGATATCTCTAAAATCGGTTTGGCCAATCGTTCAAAAAGCATTCCGACTGCGGAATTCAGTGTGACCTATGATGATGGCCGCGTGTTGATGAAGTGTCAGAATGAAGAGGCCTATTTTGAATGGGGCGAAGACCCGCTCTTTAATCACCTCATGGTGAAGATGCTTCTGAATGCTCATTCTACACTCATAATGGGTCTTCTTGACCGTTATGAAGGGAACGTAATGACTTGGGTTAGACCAAGTAACAATAAGCTTATCGACCGCGCAAGCCGCTACATCCTTCAGCTCTTAAAACAAAAAGGCAAAACTGCTTCTTATGATCAAGTTGTTTTGAAAGTGTTTGAGACGATTGAAGAGTTAAATGAGAATGAGCCGGTAGTTTTGAAGGTTCTAGAGAAATTTTAA
- a CDS encoding TIGR02147 family protein — protein MKTEDNLSFLLNNILEARKKKNTNYSLRAFARDLKISSGRLSDILNDKYLPGPSISNRIIESLNLNEKEREEFHQILERCHEKFKLLGEAKLLKEEEYSLIADWHHFAILNLMETSDYKDAPEWIAQRLGLSEETVEQSLDILESINLVEFKKGKRYPTHKNLTTTHEVPSEIIREGHRQIILQSLNSLKEHSTDIRDITSVSVSVNMANLPKVKELARDFRRKAALLLEEGERTEVYNISIQIVPVTKLN, from the coding sequence ATGAAAACTGAGGACAATCTTTCTTTCTTACTTAACAATATTTTAGAAGCTAGAAAGAAAAAAAACACAAACTATTCACTAAGAGCTTTTGCTCGCGACCTCAAAATTTCGTCAGGTCGCTTGAGCGATATTTTAAATGATAAGTATCTTCCAGGGCCGTCTATTTCAAATCGAATCATTGAGTCCCTGAATTTAAATGAAAAGGAACGAGAAGAATTTCATCAAATCCTGGAAAGATGCCACGAAAAATTTAAACTTTTAGGAGAGGCAAAACTCTTAAAAGAAGAAGAATATTCACTCATTGCAGACTGGCATCACTTTGCGATCTTAAATTTGATGGAAACCTCTGACTATAAAGATGCTCCTGAGTGGATCGCCCAAAGACTTGGGCTTTCAGAGGAAACAGTGGAACAGTCACTGGATATTCTTGAAAGCATTAACTTGGTAGAGTTTAAAAAGGGAAAGCGATACCCTACTCACAAGAATCTCACGACCACTCATGAAGTACCTTCTGAAATTATCCGGGAAGGACATCGTCAAATCATCTTGCAGTCATTGAATTCACTTAAAGAGCACTCCACTGACATTCGTGACATCACATCTGTAAGTGTGTCTGTAAATATGGCGAATCTTCCAAAAGTAAAGGAACTGGCCCGTGACTTCAGAAGAAAGGCGGCCCTCCTCTTAGAGGAAGGAGAGCGGACCGAGGTCTACAATATTTCTATCCAGATCGTGCCAGTAACAAAGCTCAACTAA